One Peptostreptococcus equinus genomic window carries:
- a CDS encoding DUF2922 domain-containing protein — protein MDKAKNLVMRFKKEDGKIYTLSVKNPKDELTEEEIKQAMNFIVEKNLILPKGIKLISASNAKIVTTESEILDLVI, from the coding sequence ATGGATAAGGCAAAAAATTTAGTGATGAGATTCAAAAAAGAGGATGGAAAGATTTATACACTAAGTGTTAAAAATCCAAAAGATGAATTAACAGAAGAAGAGATTAAGCAAGCAATGAATTTTATAGTAGAGAAAAATTTAATTCTTCCAAAAGGAATAAAGTTAATTTCTGCTAGCAATGCAAAGATAGTAACTACTGAATCAGAAATTTTGGATTTAGTTATATAA
- a CDS encoding CD1845 family protein: protein MRWIIKIILFPISLLLSILTAFLTFILGIGTTILYFLMLMCIVAAIGSFMQKDIPLGIEALVLAFLLSPYGIPMIGAAVIAFLQGINEAIKSI, encoded by the coding sequence ATAAGATGGATAATAAAAATAATCTTATTTCCAATCAGTTTGCTGCTTAGTATCCTCACTGCTTTTCTGACATTTATACTTGGCATAGGAACAACTATTCTGTATTTCTTAATGCTGATGTGTATAGTTGCTGCAATAGGCTCATTTATGCAAAAAGATATACCGCTTGGAATTGAGGCATTGGTATTAGCATTTTTGTTAAGTCCTTATGGAATACCGATGATTGGAGCAGCAGTTATAGCGTTCCTTCAGGGAATCAATGAAGCGATAAAATCAATTTAA
- the hslO gene encoding Hsp33 family molecular chaperone HslO, giving the protein MKDYCIRATIENKEVRAFFATTKNMVEAARAYHGTTKVATAALGRTLTATSIMGLMMKNMGDKLTVIIKGGGPIGAIVTTADSKGMAKGYVTNPEADAPNYENGKLNVAGVVGNIGTIKVIKDLGLKEPYNGEYEIVSGEIAKDFTYYFTVSEQTPSAVSLGVLTKIDEVEQAGGFIVQMMPDATEQTIARLEQNLKDLPSVTTMLSQGMNPEDIMEKVLEGLNPQILDKNEIGFECDCSKERVGKVFVAIGRDQLNEIIEEDKGAEVGCQFCNSKYNFTEEELKEILENM; this is encoded by the coding sequence ATGAAAGATTATTGTATAAGAGCAACAATTGAAAATAAAGAGGTAAGAGCATTTTTTGCAACAACAAAGAATATGGTGGAGGCGGCTAGAGCCTATCATGGAACTACAAAAGTAGCTACAGCAGCTTTGGGGCGTACACTTACAGCTACATCAATCATGGGACTGATGATGAAAAACATGGGAGATAAGCTAACTGTAATAATAAAGGGTGGTGGTCCAATAGGAGCAATAGTAACTACAGCAGATTCAAAGGGTATGGCAAAAGGATATGTAACTAATCCTGAGGCAGATGCTCCAAATTATGAAAATGGAAAATTAAATGTAGCAGGAGTAGTAGGAAATATAGGCACTATTAAGGTAATAAAAGACCTAGGACTAAAAGAACCATACAATGGAGAATATGAAATAGTAAGTGGAGAAATAGCAAAAGATTTTACATACTATTTTACAGTTTCAGAACAAACTCCATCAGCTGTATCTCTAGGTGTATTAACTAAGATAGACGAAGTAGAACAAGCAGGTGGATTTATAGTTCAGATGATGCCAGATGCTACAGAACAAACTATAGCTAGACTAGAGCAGAATTTAAAAGACCTACCTTCAGTAACTACAATGCTTAGCCAAGGAATGAATCCAGAAGATATAATGGAAAAAGTATTAGAGGGACTAAACCCTCAAATACTAGACAAAAATGAAATTGGATTTGAATGTGACTGCTCAAAAGAAAGAGTTGGAAAAGTATTTGTAGCAATTGGTAGAGATCAGTTAAATGAAATAATAGAAGAAGATAAGGGTGCAGAAGTAGGATGTCAGTTCTGCAATTCAAAATACAACTTTACAGAAGAAGAGTTAAAAGAGATTTTGGAGAATATGTAA
- a CDS encoding pseudouridine synthase: MRIDKLLGNLGYGTRSEIKKFCKQGMILVNGAETKRSDTHVDPEKDTIYFNGKEVIYREFIYLMLNKPSGYVSATFDNFDETVLDLIDEEYLAFEPFPVGRLDKDTEGLLVLTNDGKLAHRVLSPKKHIMKKYYAQVDIDINKEHISAFEKGVDIGEGYITKTATLEVLGKEKDEEGNEFTEVYVSISEGKFHQVKRMFHAIGGEVLYLKRVSMGGLGLDPDLELGQYRELSKEEIESMEEK, translated from the coding sequence ATGAGAATAGATAAATTGCTTGGAAATCTGGGCTATGGAACTAGGTCAGAAATCAAAAAGTTTTGCAAGCAGGGAATGATTCTAGTAAATGGAGCAGAAACGAAAAGATCAGATACCCATGTAGATCCAGAAAAAGATACAATATATTTTAATGGAAAAGAAGTTATTTATAGAGAATTTATATATTTGATGTTAAATAAGCCATCTGGATATGTATCAGCAACATTCGATAATTTTGATGAGACAGTGTTGGATTTAATAGATGAAGAATATTTAGCCTTTGAACCATTTCCAGTAGGTAGACTAGACAAGGATACAGAAGGACTACTAGTGTTAACAAATGATGGTAAGCTAGCTCATAGAGTCCTATCACCTAAAAAGCATATAATGAAAAAATACTATGCTCAAGTAGATATAGATATAAATAAGGAACATATTAGTGCTTTTGAAAAAGGTGTGGATATAGGAGAAGGATACATTACAAAAACTGCCACTTTAGAAGTATTAGGAAAAGAAAAAGACGAAGAGGGCAATGAATTTACTGAGGTATATGTATCAATTAGTGAAGGAAAGTTTCACCAAGTAAAAAGAATGTTTCATGCAATAGGTGGAGAAGTCCTATATCTAAAGAGAGTATCTATGGGAGGGCTAGGATTAGACCCAGACCTAGAATTAGGTCAATATAGAGAACTGAGTAAAGAAGAAATAGAATCAATGGAAGAAAAATAA
- the dapA gene encoding 4-hydroxy-tetrahydrodipicolinate synthase: protein MIFEGLGINLITPFSDTSEIDYDRMERLVDHALKAGANALILGGTSGEFQTMDNNEILTLIEFVVKKVEKRAKIIAQTGFSDTRRSIDLSIKAKELGVDALLLANPSYNMGNENGLESHFKSIALVSGLPCILHNDPDHTNYEYKLDILEKLAKIPNIVAMIDSSSNIENMIRIKASLPHNFQIIAANDKVLLPAMSLGLDAYISNLALILPTQARTIGQAYIDGVEIERARDLQTLYMKLIEALELEVNPVPIKTAMNMLGYDMGDFRLPLSTMNPDRAAHLAGLLIDMNVDKAANN, encoded by the coding sequence ATGATTTTTGAGGGATTAGGAATTAATTTAATTACACCGTTTTCGGATACAAGCGAAATCGATTATGATAGAATGGAAAGATTAGTTGACCATGCTCTAAAGGCTGGCGCTAATGCTTTAATATTGGGAGGAACTAGTGGAGAATTTCAAACTATGGATAATAATGAAATATTAACTCTTATAGAATTTGTAGTAAAAAAAGTTGAAAAAAGAGCAAAAATAATTGCACAGACTGGTTTTTCTGATACTAGAAGATCTATTGACCTTTCTATAAAAGCCAAAGAATTAGGTGTAGATGCTTTATTATTAGCAAATCCATCTTATAATATGGGAAATGAAAATGGGCTTGAGTCGCATTTTAAGTCTATTGCACTTGTAAGTGGTCTTCCATGTATCTTACACAACGATCCAGATCACACTAACTATGAATACAAGTTGGATATATTAGAAAAGCTTGCAAAAATACCTAATATAGTAGCTATGATTGATTCTTCGTCTAATATAGAAAATATGATTAGGATAAAAGCTAGTCTTCCACATAACTTCCAGATAATAGCGGCAAATGACAAGGTATTACTTCCCGCCATGTCGCTTGGCCTAGATGCATACATATCTAATTTAGCTCTTATATTGCCAACTCAAGCTAGGACAATTGGCCAAGCCTATATTGATGGTGTGGAAATTGAAAGAGCAAGAGATTTGCAGACACTTTATATGAAGCTAATAGAGGCTCTAGAATTAGAAGTAAATCCAGTACCAATTAAGACAGCTATGAATATGCTAGGTTATGATATGGGTGATTTCAGACTACCTTTATCAACTATGAACCCTGATAGAGCAGCTCACTTAGCAGGTTTATTGATAGATATGAATGTCGATAAGGCTGCCAATAATTAA
- the nrdF gene encoding class 1b ribonucleoside-diphosphate reductase subunit beta, whose product MENIKEKEEFVDVSKQIHKAVNWDTEDDEFTQAFWDQNVKQFWLPEEVPISKDIPSWTALTDSERILYKRVLAGLTLLDTKQGNDGIPSMMSLTDNFQRKAVLSFMGTMEEIHAKSYSSIFTTLLSKQEIDDLFVWIEEEPLLQNKAKIVLRQYKNTNTPRGLFMSMATSVFLESFLFYSGFFYPLFLAGQGKMISSGEIISLILRDESLHGKYIGLLAQEKFMEFSYDDKNELKDKVYKLLNELMENEEKYTRLLYEGSGLEEQVLNFLKYNANTALNNMGFEDFYKVEPVNAIVLNGLSTETKTHDFFSTKGNGYQKGIYESLEDSDFEFDNL is encoded by the coding sequence ATGGAAAATATTAAAGAAAAAGAGGAATTTGTCGATGTCAGTAAGCAAATACACAAGGCGGTAAACTGGGATACTGAAGATGATGAATTTACACAAGCCTTTTGGGATCAAAATGTTAAGCAATTTTGGCTTCCTGAAGAAGTGCCAATATCAAAGGATATACCCAGTTGGACTGCTTTGACAGACAGTGAGAGGATATTATATAAAAGAGTATTAGCAGGACTTACTTTATTGGACACAAAGCAGGGAAATGATGGTATACCTTCAATGATGTCTTTGACTGATAATTTTCAGAGAAAGGCCGTATTATCTTTTATGGGGACTATGGAAGAAATTCATGCCAAATCTTATTCAAGTATATTTACAACACTTTTAAGTAAGCAAGAGATTGACGATTTGTTTGTTTGGATTGAAGAAGAACCACTACTACAAAATAAGGCAAAAATAGTTCTTAGGCAATACAAAAATACTAATACACCTAGAGGATTATTTATGTCAATGGCCACAAGTGTATTCCTAGAAAGTTTTCTTTTCTATAGTGGATTTTTCTATCCTCTGTTTTTAGCAGGACAGGGAAAAATGATATCAAGTGGAGAAATAATTTCTCTTATTCTTAGAGATGAATCATTACATGGAAAGTATATAGGGCTACTTGCACAAGAAAAGTTCATGGAATTTTCCTACGATGATAAAAATGAATTAAAAGACAAGGTGTATAAGTTATTAAATGAGTTGATGGAAAATGAAGAAAAATACACTAGGCTCTTATACGAAGGTTCGGGGTTAGAAGAACAGGTCTTAAATTTCTTAAAATATAATGCAAATACAGCATTGAATAATATGGGCTTTGAAGATTTTTACAAAGTAGAGCCAGTAAATGCTATAGTATTAAATGGATTGAGTACAGAGACAAAGACTCATGATTTCTTTTCAACCAAGGGTAATGGATATCAAAAGGGTATTTATGAATCTTTAGAGGACTCAGATTTTGAGTTTGATAACCTATAA
- the rlmD gene encoding 23S rRNA (uracil(1939)-C(5))-methyltransferase RlmD, giving the protein MKKKEIIEFEVGKMEFGGISRSIYQDKRIKMKGGITGQRVKASVKRSRSDSGEVKMMELLETSPMETGEICQHFRQCGGCSILSIPYEKQLEIKERQVKDLFDDAGLEDYEWIGIQGSPSQYSYRNKMEFTFGDAFKDGPLELGMHKVGRFIDIMTVEDCRIIDQDFVKVLVATKEYFRKKELPYYRTNDHKGYLRHLVVRKGENTKELLVNIVTSSQIDFDMTEYKDMLKGLELENGLVGILHTINDRMADVVNCDELRILDGRDYFYEEVLGLRFKVSPFSFFQTNTKGAEVLYQIARDFAGDKGDGKVVFDLYSGTGTIGQLMAKTARKVYGIEIIEEAVKAANQNAHLNGLDNCEFIAGDVVKVVTELPEKPDLIIVDPPRAGVVGNGVKDIAEFGANEIVYVSCNPKSLVENLVEFEHRGYKVEKVKLMDMFPNTPHVECIALIQRVKS; this is encoded by the coding sequence ATGAAGAAAAAAGAAATTATAGAATTTGAAGTTGGTAAAATGGAATTTGGTGGAATATCTAGATCTATTTACCAAGACAAGAGAATTAAAATGAAAGGGGGAATAACGGGTCAGAGGGTTAAAGCTTCCGTAAAAAGATCTAGATCAGACAGTGGAGAAGTGAAAATGATGGAGTTACTAGAGACCTCACCAATGGAAACAGGAGAAATCTGCCAGCATTTTAGACAGTGTGGGGGATGTTCTATACTGTCTATACCATATGAAAAACAATTAGAAATCAAAGAAAGACAAGTAAAAGACCTATTTGACGATGCAGGTTTAGAAGACTATGAATGGATAGGTATACAGGGTAGTCCATCGCAATATTCATATAGAAACAAGATGGAATTTACATTCGGAGATGCATTCAAAGATGGTCCTCTAGAACTAGGAATGCACAAGGTAGGTAGATTTATAGATATAATGACAGTAGAAGACTGCAGGATAATAGACCAAGACTTTGTAAAAGTATTAGTAGCAACAAAAGAATATTTTAGAAAAAAAGAGCTACCATATTATAGAACAAATGACCACAAGGGTTATCTAAGACACTTGGTAGTGAGAAAAGGTGAAAATACTAAGGAATTATTGGTAAATATCGTCACATCATCACAGATAGATTTTGATATGACAGAGTACAAAGATATGCTAAAGGGGTTGGAACTAGAAAATGGGCTAGTAGGCATATTACATACAATAAATGATAGAATGGCAGACGTAGTAAACTGCGATGAACTAAGAATATTAGATGGTAGAGATTATTTCTATGAAGAAGTATTAGGACTAAGATTTAAAGTCTCTCCATTCTCATTTTTCCAGACAAATACAAAGGGAGCAGAAGTATTATACCAGATTGCCAGAGACTTTGCAGGAGATAAGGGAGACGGAAAAGTAGTATTTGATCTATATAGTGGAACAGGTACTATAGGTCAGCTAATGGCTAAAACAGCTAGAAAAGTATACGGTATAGAGATAATAGAAGAGGCAGTAAAAGCTGCAAATCAAAATGCACATCTAAATGGATTAGATAACTGTGAATTTATAGCAGGAGATGTGGTAAAGGTAGTGACAGAACTACCAGAAAAACCAGACCTAATAATAGTAGACCCACCAAGAGCCGGAGTAGTTGGAAATGGAGTAAAGGATATAGCTGAGTTTGGAGCTAATGAGATAGTATATGTGAGTTGTAACCCTAAGAGCTTGGTTGAAAACCTGGTGGAGTTTGAACATAGGGGTTATAAGGTGGAGAAGGTTAAGTTGATGGATATGTTCCCTAATACACCACATGTGGAGTGCATAGCGTTGATACAAAGAGTGAAATCGTGA
- the hpt gene encoding hypoxanthine phosphoribosyltransferase: MDLKEKNWEIMFDAETISKRVKELGKQIEDDYRDKNLLVVALLKGSFIFCADLVRAIDLTNLKINFMTTSSYGASSESSGNVEVKSDITIDDISDYDVLIVDDISDTAYTMDFVVKHIQAKNPKSLQTCVLLDKPSRRQVEFEADYCGFTIEDKFVVGYGFDFNDTYRNFPYIFNVLD, from the coding sequence ATGGATTTAAAGGAAAAAAATTGGGAAATAATGTTTGATGCCGAAACAATTTCTAAAAGAGTTAAAGAGTTAGGAAAACAAATAGAAGATGACTATAGGGATAAGAATTTATTGGTTGTAGCTTTATTAAAAGGAAGTTTTATATTCTGTGCTGACCTTGTAAGAGCTATAGACCTTACTAATTTAAAAATAAATTTCATGACTACTTCTAGTTATGGGGCTTCTAGTGAATCTAGCGGTAATGTAGAAGTTAAATCTGATATTACTATAGATGATATTTCAGACTATGATGTATTGATAGTTGATGATATTTCAGATACAGCCTATACTATGGATTTTGTAGTTAAGCATATACAAGCAAAAAATCCTAAATCTCTTCAGACTTGCGTACTTCTAGACAAACCTTCAAGGAGACAAGTAGAATTTGAAGCTGATTACTGTGGATTTACTATAGAAGATAAATTTGTAGTAGGTTATGGATTTGACTTCAATGATACTTACAGAAATTTCCCATATATATTTAATGTTTTAGACTAA
- a CDS encoding L-serine ammonia-lyase, iron-sulfur-dependent, subunit alpha: MDTLKELYKIGCGPSSSHTMGPQRAARRYSAKHPEAESFRCTLYGSLAATGKGHLTDYIIIDAIKPKTVEIVWNEEVIPEFHPNGMMFEAIDKDGNASDPWTVFSVGGGTLAEEGARNQTDGKVYYEHSKLDDIIAYCKEHDKNFVEYVLDREDDDFLLYMESIADAMYTAIEKGIESREIIPGKLLLKRRASRFYKKYLATKDYTTLNYSFALAASEENASGGTIVTAPTCGSAGVLPGVFFSLMKHNGYSKQHIIEGLIVAGLIGNLIKTNASISGAEVGCQGEVGAACSMAAAGSAYLFGGTLEQIEYAAEIGLEHHLGMTCDPVYGYVQIPCIERNAMAAERSIAAAKYALNTDGSHTISFDQVTVTMLETGIDLMDKYRETAKGGLAKWFDC; this comes from the coding sequence ATGGATACACTTAAAGAATTATACAAAATAGGTTGTGGACCATCAAGTTCACACACAATGGGACCACAGAGAGCTGCTAGAAGATATAGTGCTAAGCACCCAGAAGCGGAAAGCTTTAGATGTACATTATATGGTAGTTTAGCTGCTACTGGTAAAGGTCATTTAACTGATTATATAATAATAGATGCAATAAAGCCAAAGACTGTAGAAATAGTTTGGAATGAAGAAGTAATTCCTGAATTCCATCCAAATGGTATGATGTTTGAAGCAATAGACAAAGATGGAAATGCTTCAGATCCTTGGACTGTATTCTCAGTAGGTGGTGGTACACTAGCTGAAGAAGGTGCTAGAAACCAGACTGATGGAAAAGTTTACTATGAACACAGCAAATTAGATGATATTATTGCATACTGTAAAGAACATGACAAAAACTTTGTAGAATATGTATTAGATAGAGAAGATGATGATTTTCTACTATATATGGAATCAATAGCTGATGCTATGTACACAGCTATAGAAAAGGGAATCGAAAGTAGAGAGATAATCCCAGGTAAGTTATTACTAAAGAGAAGAGCTTCAAGATTCTACAAGAAGTATCTTGCAACTAAGGATTATACTACATTAAATTATTCATTCGCATTAGCTGCATCAGAAGAAAATGCATCAGGTGGAACAATAGTAACAGCTCCAACTTGTGGATCTGCAGGTGTTCTTCCAGGAGTATTCTTCTCACTAATGAAACACAATGGATATTCTAAACAGCACATAATCGAAGGATTAATAGTAGCGGGTCTGATAGGTAACCTAATAAAGACTAATGCTTCAATCTCAGGTGCTGAAGTTGGATGTCAGGGTGAAGTTGGTGCTGCATGTTCAATGGCAGCTGCTGGTTCAGCTTACTTATTCGGTGGAACTCTAGAACAAATAGAATACGCTGCTGAAATAGGCCTTGAACATCATCTAGGAATGACTTGTGACCCTGTATATGGATACGTTCAGATACCATGTATAGAAAGAAATGCAATGGCTGCTGAAAGATCAATAGCTGCGGCTAAATATGCTTTAAATACAGATGGTTCACATACAATATCATTTGACCAGGTAACAGTAACTATGCTTGAAACAGGAATAGATTTAATGGATAAGTATAGAGAAACTGCTAAGGGTGGTCTTGCTAAGTGGTTTGATTGCTAA
- a CDS encoding class I SAM-dependent DNA methyltransferase, which produces MAQYGNFAYIYDQLMDDVDYEKWVDHIENLIKLNNIKVKNILELACGTGNITIPLTRRGYDIAGIDISEEMLDVAYNKSIEENTTLVLLEQDIVELDFDIYDLDCVLCACDGFNYITSIEDLDKVFTKVHQQLKDGGIFVFDISSHFKLKNILGNNFMGQSRKDLSYMWTNYYDDQIQLLEMELDFFVKIDADDDEEDNLYEKYSEVHLQRAHKEEEIIKLLEKVGFEDIKSFGDFELENVKEDSQRVFFTAIK; this is translated from the coding sequence ATGGCTCAATACGGAAATTTTGCCTATATCTATGATCAACTAATGGATGATGTGGATTATGAAAAATGGGTAGATCATATAGAAAATTTAATAAAATTAAATAATATAAAGGTCAAAAATATTTTAGAACTGGCCTGTGGTACAGGAAATATCACAATACCACTGACAAGAAGAGGGTATGATATAGCAGGCATAGATATATCAGAAGAAATGCTAGATGTTGCCTATAATAAATCAATAGAAGAAAATACAACATTAGTATTATTGGAACAAGATATTGTAGAGCTTGACTTTGATATATATGACCTGGATTGTGTATTATGTGCTTGTGATGGTTTTAATTACATTACTTCAATAGAAGACTTAGATAAAGTATTTACAAAAGTACACCAGCAATTAAAAGATGGAGGTATATTTGTATTTGATATCAGCTCACATTTCAAGCTAAAAAATATATTAGGAAACAATTTTATGGGGCAATCAAGAAAAGATTTATCATATATGTGGACCAACTATTACGATGATCAGATACAATTATTGGAAATGGAATTGGATTTCTTTGTAAAGATAGATGCGGATGATGATGAAGAAGACAATCTTTATGAAAAATATTCAGAAGTACATTTACAAAGAGCACATAAGGAAGAAGAGATAATAAAACTACTAGAAAAAGTAGGTTTTGAAGACATAAAATCTTTTGGAGATTTTGAACTTGAAAATGTTAAAGAAGATTCTCAGAGAGTATTCTTCACAGCAATAAAGTAG
- a CDS encoding YvrJ family protein: MEANIIKIIENVGFPIAITMYLLIRMEGKIDQLSDSIKGLTKIISSKI; the protein is encoded by the coding sequence ATGGAAGCAAATATAATAAAAATTATAGAAAATGTAGGTTTTCCAATAGCGATCACAATGTATCTATTGATTAGGATGGAAGGTAAAATAGACCAATTAAGTGATTCTATAAAGGGGTTAACTAAAATAATCTCTTCTAAAATATAG
- the nrdE gene encoding class 1b ribonucleoside-diphosphate reductase subunit alpha, which translates to MNNTRYIELNNEVIVRDQHGRYPLHKDKEALQAYLEDSIEQRKFKFNSPKEKMDYLVANDYYEKTIIDKYSDNFIEELYAYIKSFNFQFQSYMSASKFYENYALKTDDGKHILEDYEDKILICSLAIANGDKDTAKKVSKRLIKQEFQPATPTFLNLGRKRAGELVSCFLITVEDSCEGISYAVASANHLSKIGGGVALNLTRLRARGESIKGIEGASGGVVGVAKMLEQSFSYFNQMGARQGAGAVYLNVLHADFDSLMDTKKINADERVRLATLSIGALVPDIFMKKAEKNEIAYAFYPHSIFKKYGLHLDDLNMEEWYDRLVADPDIRKKEINPRRMLTRIAATQMESGYPYIVYIDTANREHTLKDLGMVRMSNLCCEIFQYQTPSDIKGFGSVDSQWGQDISCNLGSLNIANIMENKEMDKAIDTAIRFLTDVSDNTNIEEVPTVKNGNDRSHSVGLGAMNLHGYLMKNNILYASAEAVEFCNVFFAMMRYHAIKASMDIAIERGKTFEGFEKSEYAKGIDSDVLGKYYKVDFLPKSDKVKVLFEGMKIPTKEDWAKLLDQVKVNGIYNAYLMAIAPTQSISYVQNATSSVMPITEQIEVRIYGDSSTIYPMPFLTNENLLFYKSAYNTDMLKVIDVVAAVQSHVDQGISTTMFVTDEKTTRDIARYYIYAYKKGLKSLYYTRTKMLRELNNECISCSV; encoded by the coding sequence ATGAATAATACAAGGTATATAGAATTAAATAATGAAGTAATAGTTAGAGATCAGCATGGCAGGTATCCCCTGCACAAAGATAAAGAAGCTCTTCAGGCATACCTAGAAGATTCAATTGAGCAAAGAAAATTTAAATTTAATAGTCCAAAGGAAAAAATGGATTATCTTGTTGCTAACGATTATTACGAAAAAACAATCATAGACAAGTACTCTGATAATTTTATTGAAGAATTATATGCCTATATAAAATCTTTTAATTTTCAATTTCAGTCTTATATGAGTGCTAGCAAGTTCTATGAGAATTATGCTCTAAAGACTGATGATGGAAAACATATATTAGAAGATTATGAAGATAAGATATTAATTTGTTCATTGGCAATAGCTAATGGAGATAAAGATACAGCTAAAAAGGTATCCAAAAGACTAATAAAGCAAGAATTTCAACCAGCTACTCCAACATTTTTAAACCTTGGAAGAAAAAGAGCTGGTGAATTAGTATCATGTTTTTTAATAACTGTTGAGGATTCGTGTGAAGGTATTTCATATGCAGTAGCCTCAGCTAACCACTTATCAAAAATAGGTGGTGGTGTTGCCTTAAATCTTACTAGATTAAGAGCTAGAGGAGAGTCAATAAAAGGAATCGAAGGAGCTAGTGGAGGAGTAGTCGGTGTTGCAAAAATGCTAGAACAATCTTTTTCATACTTTAACCAAATGGGTGCAAGACAAGGTGCAGGTGCTGTTTATTTAAATGTCTTACATGCAGACTTTGATTCATTGATGGATACTAAAAAAATAAATGCAGATGAAAGAGTTAGATTAGCAACGCTTTCTATAGGTGCACTAGTGCCAGATATATTTATGAAAAAGGCAGAAAAGAATGAAATAGCTTATGCATTTTATCCACACTCTATATTTAAAAAATACGGTTTGCATTTAGATGATTTAAACATGGAAGAATGGTATGATAGACTAGTGGCTGACCCGGATATAAGAAAAAAAGAAATAAATCCTAGAAGAATGCTTACAAGAATAGCAGCAACTCAAATGGAAAGTGGATACCCATATATTGTTTATATAGACACAGCAAATAGAGAACATACTTTAAAAGATTTAGGAATGGTAAGAATGTCAAATCTATGCTGTGAAATATTCCAGTATCAGACACCATCAGATATAAAAGGTTTTGGATCAGTTGATAGTCAGTGGGGACAGGATATAAGCTGTAATCTTGGCTCATTAAATATAGCCAATATAATGGAAAATAAAGAAATGGACAAAGCTATAGATACAGCTATAAGATTTTTGACAGATGTAAGTGATAACACTAATATAGAGGAAGTACCAACTGTAAAAAATGGTAATGATAGAAGTCATTCGGTCGGATTGGGTGCCATGAATTTGCATGGATATTTAATGAAGAATAATATACTTTATGCATCAGCTGAAGCTGTAGAATTCTGTAATGTATTTTTTGCTATGATGAGATATCATGCAATCAAGGCTTCCATGGATATTGCAATTGAAAGAGGAAAGACTTTTGAAGGCTTTGAAAAGTCAGAATATGCCAAGGGAATAGATAGTGATGTATTAGGAAAGTATTATAAAGTAGATTTCTTACCTAAATCAGACAAGGTAAAAGTCTTATTTGAGGGAATGAAAATTCCTACAAAAGAAGATTGGGCTAAATTATTAGACCAAGTAAAAGTAAATGGAATATATAATGCATATTTAATGGCGATTGCTCCTACACAGAGTATCAGTTATGTACAAAATGCTACATCTTCTGTAATGCCAATTACAGAGCAGATAGAAGTAAGAATATATGGAGATTCGTCAACTATATATCCTATGCCATTTTTGACAAATGAGAATTTGTTATTCTATAAAAGTGCCTATAATACAGATATGTTGAAGGTAATAGACGTTGTGGCAGCAGTACAGTCACATGTTGATCAGGGAATATCTACTACAATGTTTGTAACTGATGAAAAGACTACAAGAGATATAGCAAGATATTATATATATGCATACAAAAAAGGCCTAAAGAGCCTATATTATACTAGAACTAAAATGCTAAGAGAACTGAATAACGAATGTATTTCGTGTTCTGTATAG